One window of the Bacteroidales bacterium genome contains the following:
- a CDS encoding L,D-transpeptidase: protein MRTIYVKLLVLFAVVGFITLIVYLLIIKFPHPPIKEVKKARVALSKAFKNRADTYSNDIYREAKANYDSAMVNWQKENAKFIYFRNYNKVSSFAKLAIKKSERAGETSTLSLNSYKVKLKDKIEVLNKLVEDINSYFNRYPLPTDVRNSISKGRFQLKEGEIDFEKGQFLLANKKLNNAEDLLSSAYEEAYSDLEQYLKSYPRWKKWAESAIKESKKNQDYAIIVDKLSRKCFVYHKGTKKYEFDVELGRNWIGDKKKMGDKATPEGMYKIINKFSGTKYNNALLINYPNDEDKQRFNLEKSRGIIPKTAKIGGGIEIHGSGGKGVDWTEGCIALEDSEMEVIYRIANVGTPVTIVGSIKSLQQILTR from the coding sequence ATGAGAACAATTTATGTTAAACTATTGGTTTTATTTGCTGTAGTTGGTTTTATTACGTTAATCGTTTATTTACTTATTATAAAATTTCCCCACCCCCCAATAAAGGAAGTTAAAAAAGCCAGAGTAGCCTTATCAAAGGCCTTCAAAAATAGAGCAGATACTTATTCAAACGATATATATAGAGAGGCAAAAGCAAATTATGATTCTGCTATGGTAAATTGGCAAAAAGAAAATGCCAAATTTATTTACTTTAGAAATTACAATAAAGTTTCAAGTTTTGCCAAACTTGCAATTAAGAAGTCAGAACGGGCTGGTGAAACATCAACGTTAAGCTTGAACTCATATAAAGTAAAACTCAAAGATAAAATAGAGGTTTTAAATAAACTCGTTGAAGATATAAACTCTTACTTTAATCGTTACCCTTTACCTACAGATGTTAGAAATTCTATATCAAAAGGAAGGTTTCAATTAAAAGAGGGGGAGATTGATTTTGAAAAGGGACAATTTTTGTTGGCTAACAAAAAGTTAAATAATGCCGAAGATTTGCTGTCATCTGCCTATGAGGAAGCTTACTCGGACCTTGAACAATATCTGAAATCCTACCCGCGATGGAAAAAATGGGCAGAATCGGCGATTAAAGAATCAAAGAAAAACCAAGATTATGCTATAATCGTTGATAAATTGTCAAGAAAGTGCTTTGTTTACCATAAAGGAACCAAAAAGTATGAGTTTGACGTAGAACTTGGTAGGAATTGGATTGGAGATAAGAAGAAGATGGGAGACAAAGCAACTCCAGAAGGGATGTACAAGATAATCAACAAATTTTCGGGTACAAAGTATAATAATGCTCTCTTAATTAATTACCCGAACGATGAAGATAAGCAGCGTTTCAATCTTGAAAAATCAAGGGGGATAATACCTAAAACAGCTAAGATAGGTGGCGGAATTGAAATACATGGAAGCGGAGGAAAAGGGGTTGATTGGACTGAAGGGTGTATAGCTTTGGAGGATTCAGAGATGGAGGTTATTTACAGGATTGCAAATGTAGGAACACCTGTTACAATTGTTGGCTCGATTAAAAGCCTTCAACAGATTCTTACCCGATAA